From the genome of Nicotiana sylvestris chromosome 2, ASM39365v2, whole genome shotgun sequence, one region includes:
- the LOC138886536 gene encoding uncharacterized protein has product MSSKIPLPTVTIPEDSPISTIPTSELATSEENRILRLRMMKMWDTWANGKEPPSAIPGFPELFPRTCGTSNIPMSYPNTPLGYPTISDHFAGTPSESLPQVLASGAASNIFTAPACSAMAQPALPRPKFDSSSFTFQAPSFPLEPTQFTTNAYTQPPRYEFTAGQEKAEKTPEQEEITRKMRSMEQSFKNIQGLSGQESVSYADLCMFPHVHLPLGFKTPKFEKYDGHGDPITHLKRYCNQLRGAGGKEELLMAYFGETLVGIASEWYMDQDISRWHIWDDLARDFVRQFQYNIDIAPDRNSLSNLKKKPSERFREYVVKWSEQAARVKPPMDEIEMVSVFLQAQEADYYQNMMYAMGKLFAEAIKIGEIVENGLKTGRILSQSAIRSTSQAIQGGSGGVANQKKKEEVAMATSSVRKPRSARLHFSERTPQHYYPNQDAAYAMDLQPYAVMNAQPYARPQQQFHQNRAQFPRNQLPHQAQYNPRPPQNNFPYNARAREPPRKTNFTLIGELYSSLFPKLVQMGLLQSIPPNRQNPESPSYQHGVRCAYHSGVEGHDTESCWTLKRVVENLIEQKRIVLKDEDIPNVTNSPLPAHNNGPVIGMICEDKEFDPDLKAIIAIADVEKKPKADANQEKGKKKSKPTPQNTEKIVETKTEVVPSKDAILYVPRGPRKGQVTLSPPRRFELNKGSKMYVPKGTYVVWGPIISPRLNEPVVIGRAPQRPMTDPTAIPWNYNKAVVTYKGKEVMGEVNETNSAEKYLNLEEVNNATKKHFPLKKPVNAEEAEEFFRKMETADYEIIDQLRKSPAQVSLLSLLMNSTEHQKVLIKTFNEAYILIETTV; this is encoded by the coding sequence atgtcttcgaaaattcctctgccaacagtTACTATTCCAGAGGATAGTCCGATCTCgaccatcccaacttctgagttaGCAACTtctgaggaaaatagaattctgcgtctccgcatgatgaaAATGTGGGACACAtgggccaatggaaaagaaccaccaagtgcgatccctggattccctgagctttttcccaGGACatgtgggacctccaacatccccatgagttatccaaataccccactaggatatcctaccatttcagaccactttgctggaacaccttctgagtctctcccccaggtgttagcttcaggtgcagcttcaaacatattcaccgctccAGCTTGTTCAGCTATGGCACAACCTGCTTTACCCAGGCCTAAATTCgattcatcttccttcacatttcaagcaccatctttcccacTGGAACCTACCCAGTTTACTACCAATGCTTACACTCAGCCGCCCCGGTACGAGTTTACCGCAGGGCAGGAAAAAGCCGAAAAAACACCTGAACAAGAGGAAATTACCAGAAagatgagaagcatggagcaaagtttcaaaaatatacagggtctgagtGGGCAAGAGAGCgtatcttacgctgacctgtgcatgttcccgcacgtacatctacctttgggtttcaaaaccccaaagtttgaaaaatatgacgggcatggggatcccattacccacctcaaaaggtactgcaaccagttgcggggagcgggcggaaaagaagagctTCTTATGGCCTACTTTGGAGAGACTTTGGTcggcattgcttctgaatggtatatggatcaggatataTCTCGTTGGCATATCTGGGATGACTTGGCTCGGGATTTTGTCAGacagtttcaatataacatcgacattgcccctgacaggaattcattatcaaatctaaagaagaagccctcGGAGAGATTTCGAGAGTATGTTGTCAAATGGagcgaacaagcggccagagtcaagcctccaatggacgaaatagaaatggtcagtgtcttccttcaagcccaagaggctgattattatcaaaacatgatgtaTGCAATGGGAAAGCTGTTTGccgaagccatcaaaatcggtgaaattGTTGAGAATGGGTTgaaaacagggcgaatcttgagtcagtctgctataaggtctacctcccaagcaatccaaggcgggtctggaggagtagcaaaccaaaagaagaaggaagaagtagcAATGGCAACTTCGAGTGTAAGAAAACCCCGTTCGGCCAGACTTCATTTCtctgaaagaaccccacaacactactaccccaaTCAAGATGCGGCCTATGCTATGGATCTTCAGCCATACGCAGTGATGAATGCACAACCATACGctaggccacaacaacaatttcaccAAAACCGAGCTCAATTTCCCAGAAATCAACTtcctcaccaagctcagtataatccccgacctccacaaaataatttccCCTACAATGCCCGTGCTCGGGAGCCGCCCAGGAAGACGAACTTCACACTTATTGGTGAGTTATATTCTAGCCTTTTTcctaaattggtccaaatgggtttgttacaatccatacccccaaataggcaaaacccagagtcaccctcttaccaacaTGGCGtccgatgtgcctatcattctggggtggaagggcatgacactgagagctgttggactttgaaaagggttgttgaaaatctcatagaacaaaagcggatagtgttaaaggatgaagacattcctaatgtgaccaacagcccgttaccggctcacaacaatggaccggttattggaatgatctgcgaagataaagagtttgatcctgacttgaaagccatcattgcaatcgCTGACGTCGAGAAAAAGCCAAAGGCTGATGCAAATCaagaaaaagggaagaagaagagtaaacccacccctcaaaacacagaaaaaATAGTGGAAACCAAAACTGAGGTAGTACCCTCGAAAGATGCCATCCTTTATGTGCCCCGGGGTCCTAGGAAAGGACAagtgacattgagccctccaagaaggtttgagctgaacaaaggatctaaaatgtatgtgccaaaagggacCTATGTGGTATGGgggccaataatttcaccaaggctgaatgagcccgtggttattggccgtGCACCGCaaaggcccatgacagatcctactgccatcccatggaattataacaaggcggtagtaacctacaaaggaaaagaagtcatgGGAGAAGTAAATGAAACTAACTCGGCTGAGAAATACCTCAATCTGGAGGAAGT